GCTTAGCGGTCTTGTCTTGCATATTTTTCGTGCCTCGATTAGATTTTACTAATGAGTGGGGTAGCGTGCTTCACACTTTAGCAAAAACAGATATACGATTTCAGTTAAATGTTCTAGTTAATTTCCCTAGGAAAATTATAGATTATTTTAGTCCATATCAAGCTATGTTCTTTAGTTTGATATTACAAACTTTGGTTATTAATTTACTAGGATTGATTATTATGTTAATTAATATTTGGTCTTCTCATCGTTATTTAGGAATGTTTTTTGCTGCAACACTATTAATGTTTGACGCTTTAATCTATTCATCTGGGATATTGACTTGGGTATCTCCAATCACATGGATGCAACTATCGTCAATTAATATCAATGAAGGTTTATCTCAGCCTAATTTTTATCAGATATTATTAATTTTAATGCTATTATTTTGTGGATTATTATATCTGATTATACGGCGTGCACGCTGGTATGAGGTTTAGAAGGGGGCTATAGCAAAGTGGAAAATATCATTGAAGTGAATCAAGCGACTAAAATAATCGGTGATAAGATTATTTTAGATAATATTAATTTAAGTTTTGAAACTGGAAAAATCCATGGAATCATTGGACGTAATGGAGCAGGAAAAACCATGTTAATGAAATCCATCTGTGGATTAATGAGACTTAGTTCAGGTAACATTCAAGTAGGTAAAATAAATCTAAATGAAAAGACAGATGATATTCCAGAAGATATTGGAATTATTATTGAATCGCCAGGTTTTTTACCGCAATTTAGTGGGTTTAAAAATTTAAAGTTTTTAGCAGGTATTAAAGATTTGATATCCGATGATGAAATTCTACAAGCTTTAGAGATTGTTGGTCTAACACATGCAAAAGACCTAAAGGTAGCAAATTATTCTATGGGTATGAGACAACGATTGGGGTTAGCACAAGCCTTTATGGAAAACCAACACATACTAATTTTAGATGAACCAATGAATGGTTTAGATAATCAAGGTGTGCAAGATATGCGGAAGTTATTACTTGAATTAAAAGATAGCGGTAGAACCATTATTTTAGCGAGTCATACACAAGAAGATATAAAGATTTTATGTGATACCGTCGTCGAACTTGATCATGGTAAAGTTATTAACAAAGAGACATTTTCATAGCATAAAGCAAAATCCGAAGCCACTAAACAGCTTCGGATTTTAACGTACAATCGAATTTCTATTCAACTTACTCCCCAAAAGCATATGTTACTTTTGGCTTTCTAGCAGCCAATGTCTCATCCAATCGACGAACGGACGTTTCATGAGGAGCAGAAGTTATGACTTCTGGTTCACTTGCTACGGTTTGAGCAATTTCAATCATAGCATCAGCAAAAGCATCTAACGTTTCCTTTGATTCTGTCTCAGTCGGTTCAATCATTAAACTTTCTTCAACAATTAATGGGAAGTAGACAGTTGGGGCGTAAAAGCCATAATCCAACAAACGTTTCGCCATATCTCGCGTACTGGCACCTTGTTTCTTCTGACGTTTACCACTCAAAACAAACTCGTGTTTACACACTTGCGGATAAGGTGTATCAAAGTAATCTTGCAAGCGTACTTTCAAATAATTCGCATTTAAAACCGCATCTTCCGTCACTTGTTTCAAGCCTAAAGGTCCCATCGTTCGAATATAGGCATAAGCACGCACATTGACACCGAAATTCCCATAATACCCCTTAACCCGCCCAATACTTTGAGGAAAATCACTATTCAACGAATAAATATCACCGTTTTTCTCCACTTGTGGTACAGGCAAGAATGGTTTAAGAAAGTCTTTTACCCCAACAGGTCCAGAACCAGGTCCGCCACCGCCGTGTGGTGTACTGAAAGTTTTATGCAAATTCAAATGAACCGCATCAAACTCCATTAAACCAGGGGTAACTTTACTTAAAATAGCATTGGAATTGGCTCCATCATAATACAACAATCCACCGGCATCATGGACGATTTGAGAGATTTCTAATATATCACTTTCAAATAATCCTAAGGTGTTTGGATTGGTTAACATTAATCCAGCAGTGTCAGGTCCAACTGCGTCTCGTAAAGCATCCACACTAATGGTTCCATTTTTATTGGATTTAATCTCAACAATGTCAAAACCACAAATGGCTGCTGTAGCCGGATTTGTTCCATGAGCAGAGTCTGGTATTAACATTTTCTTACGCGTTTCACCATCACCGTTCGCTTGATGGAATGCTTTAAAAATAAGAAGGGCAGTCCACTCACCTTGAGCACCCGCTGCCGATTGTAAGGTTACCGCATCCATGCCTGTAATTTCTTTAAGGTATTCTTGCAATTCAAACATTAATTGAAGCGCACCTTGAGCTGTTTTTGCAGGTTGCAATGGGTGAATATTTGCAAAACCATCAAAACGAGCAATGTCTTCATTGATTTTTGGATTGTATTTCATGGTACATGATCCCAGAGGGTAAAAGCCAGTCTCTAAGCCAAAGTTTTTATTCGCTAATGCCGTGTAATGACGCATTAAATCCAATTCTGAGACTTCAGGTAAGCGTGCAGCTTCTTCACGATTTAAATGACTTGGTAATTCATCAGCTAAATTAAAAGTAGGAATATCACTTTCAGGTAAGCTGTATGCTTTACGTCCAGCCTTTGAACGTTCAAATATCATAGGAGTATTTTTTTCCATCATTAGTTGGCCTCCTTTAATAAAGAAACGAACTGATCAATTTCTTCCTTAGATCTTTTTTCAGTAGCACATAATAATAAAGCAGGTTCATCAAAGTAAGAGCTCACATCTAAACCACTCATCATGTGATTGTCTAAAATAAAGTCATTGACTTCTTTAACGGGTTTATTCAATTTAACAACAAATTCATGGAAGAAGGGTTGATGACCAACTAGATCAAAACCATTGTCCTTCAATTGTTGTGCTAGATAATGAGAAGCATTGATATTTTTTTGAGCCATTTCTTGTAGACCGACTTTACCTAAGGCGGACATGAAAACAGCTGAACCTAGCGCATAAAGTGCTTGGTTGGAACTCATGTTACTAGTCGCTTTTTCACGACGGATATGTTGTTCTCTTGTTTGTAAAGTCATCACAAAACCGCGTTTACCTTCAGCATCCACTGTTTCACCTACGATACGACTCGGCATTTTACGCATATATTGTTTAGTGGTTGCAAAGTAACCACAGTGTGGTCCGCCATAGGACATTGGAATACCTAATGGTTGTGTATCCCCAACGACGATATCTGCTCCAAGTTTACCTGGGGCTTCTAAAACAGCTAAAGCTAGTGGATTGGCTACGACAATTAATAAGGCTTTTGTGCCATCTAATAGTGATTTAATGGCTTTTATATCTTCTATAGTTCCAAAGAAGTTTGGGTATTGAACGACAACAGCTGCTGTATCTTCATCAATTAACGCTTCTAGTGCTGTTAAATCAGTTGTGGTATCGTTTAAAGGACTAACGACAACATCATACTCCATCCCATAAGCATAAGTATTAACTACTTCAATCCCTTGCGGGTGAACACCTTGCGAAATAATTACTTTAGATTTTTTAGTAGCCCCATAGGCTAAATTACAGGCTTCGCCTAAGGAAGTAAAACCATCATATAAACTCGAGTTGGCAGCTTCCATTCCAGTTAACTCACAAATCATGGTCTGAAACTCAAATAAGGCTTGTAACTCACCTTGACTAGCTTCCGCTTGATAAGGCACATAGGCTGTCATGAATTCTGATTTTAACATCACATGATTCACCACTGAAGGGATAAAATGATCATAGGTACCAGCCCCTAAAAAGTAGGGCATTTGACTAGCCGTCGTATTTTTATCGGCTAAACCTTTCATTAATTGAACTAATTGATGCTCACTTAATGAATCAGGTAAATTTAAATCATCTTTTAATCGAACAGATGAGGGAATATCTGCAAATAAATCTTCAATACTATCAACGCCAATCGTGTTTAACATTTCCTGACGATCTTCGGGTGTTATAGGTAAATAACGATGCGAAAAGCTCATGGACAATCCTCCTTATATTTAAGTTATTGAAAATTAATCTTCAATCAATTTTTCGTAAGCTTCAAGATCTAACAATGAAGAGGTATCTAAAGCTTCATCTAAAGTAATCTCAATTAACCAACCGTCAACATAAGGATTATTATTGATTAATTCTGGTTCATCAACTAATGCAGCATTGACAGCCGAAACCACACCTGTTGCTGGCGTATAAATACCTGAAGTTGATTTTACCGATTCAACAATGGCGAATTCATCATCTGCATGGTAGTTTGCCTCTAATTCTGGTAATTCTACATAAACAATATCTCCCAATGAATCAACTGCAAATTGCGTAATGCCTAAACGAATTTTGTTATCTTCTAAAACCTCAACCCACTCATGTTCCTCTGTATAAAACAAATCTTTTGTATCTACCATAATACATACCTCCTAATTATAAATGATTTTTGTTTGCAATTTTTGCTGCAACGGTTTTGTTACGGATGACTAATTGAATCGTTTCTAAGTCAAGAGAATCCACATCAATATAAGCCATCCCAATCGCATGTTCTTGCGTAGGGACCATTGTACCCGAAGTAACATAACCAATCTCATTGCCTTCATTGTCTTGGATTAATATATTTTCACGGGCTAACCCACGGCTCAACAATTCAAAACCAACCAATTGACGTTTAATTCCAGCTTCTTTATATCGAAGTAAAGCATCCCGACCAATAAAACCACCCGTTTTTTTCAACTTAATTGCAAAATTTAAATCGGCTTCTAATGGATTA
This window of the Fundicoccus culcitae genome carries:
- a CDS encoding ABC transporter ATP-binding protein, whose product is MENIIEVNQATKIIGDKIILDNINLSFETGKIHGIIGRNGAGKTMLMKSICGLMRLSSGNIQVGKINLNEKTDDIPEDIGIIIESPGFLPQFSGFKNLKFLAGIKDLISDDEILQALEIVGLTHAKDLKVANYSMGMRQRLGLAQAFMENQHILILDEPMNGLDNQGVQDMRKLLLELKDSGRTIILASHTQEDIKILCDTVVELDHGKVINKETFS
- the gcvPB gene encoding aminomethyl-transferring glycine dehydrogenase subunit GcvPB translates to MEKNTPMIFERSKAGRKAYSLPESDIPTFNLADELPSHLNREEAARLPEVSELDLMRHYTALANKNFGLETGFYPLGSCTMKYNPKINEDIARFDGFANIHPLQPAKTAQGALQLMFELQEYLKEITGMDAVTLQSAAGAQGEWTALLIFKAFHQANGDGETRKKMLIPDSAHGTNPATAAICGFDIVEIKSNKNGTISVDALRDAVGPDTAGLMLTNPNTLGLFESDILEISQIVHDAGGLLYYDGANSNAILSKVTPGLMEFDAVHLNLHKTFSTPHGGGGPGSGPVGVKDFLKPFLPVPQVEKNGDIYSLNSDFPQSIGRVKGYYGNFGVNVRAYAYIRTMGPLGLKQVTEDAVLNANYLKVRLQDYFDTPYPQVCKHEFVLSGKRQKKQGASTRDMAKRLLDYGFYAPTVYFPLIVEESLMIEPTETESKETLDAFADAMIEIAQTVASEPEVITSAPHETSVRRLDETLAARKPKVTYAFGE
- the gcvPA gene encoding aminomethyl-transferring glycine dehydrogenase subunit GcvPA, giving the protein MSFSHRYLPITPEDRQEMLNTIGVDSIEDLFADIPSSVRLKDDLNLPDSLSEHQLVQLMKGLADKNTTASQMPYFLGAGTYDHFIPSVVNHVMLKSEFMTAYVPYQAEASQGELQALFEFQTMICELTGMEAANSSLYDGFTSLGEACNLAYGATKKSKVIISQGVHPQGIEVVNTYAYGMEYDVVVSPLNDTTTDLTALEALIDEDTAAVVVQYPNFFGTIEDIKAIKSLLDGTKALLIVVANPLALAVLEAPGKLGADIVVGDTQPLGIPMSYGGPHCGYFATTKQYMRKMPSRIVGETVDAEGKRGFVMTLQTREQHIRREKATSNMSSNQALYALGSAVFMSALGKVGLQEMAQKNINASHYLAQQLKDNGFDLVGHQPFFHEFVVKLNKPVKEVNDFILDNHMMSGLDVSSYFDEPALLLCATEKRSKEEIDQFVSLLKEAN
- the gcvH gene encoding glycine cleavage system protein GcvH; the protein is MVDTKDLFYTEEHEWVEVLEDNKIRLGITQFAVDSLGDIVYVELPELEANYHADDEFAIVESVKSTSGIYTPATGVVSAVNAALVDEPELINNNPYVDGWLIEITLDEALDTSSLLDLEAYEKLIED